A part of Aegilops tauschii subsp. strangulata cultivar AL8/78 chromosome 2, Aet v6.0, whole genome shotgun sequence genomic DNA contains:
- the LOC109734221 gene encoding kinesin-like protein KIN-14F isoform X2: MRLLGAADDGKINDEGMALRKAEEAAARRCEAARWLRQMAPAAVEALPDRPSEEDFCAALRNGLILCKVLNRVNPGAIPKVVENPVDTMQWSDGAAQSAIQYFENMRNFLVAVSEMNLLEFEASDIEKGGSSMKVVDCILCLKGYHEWKLSGGIGIWRYGAIVKIAPPSKRLPSHSSRFGGSADQNQQMLEFVHLLSEVSLEETRVEESQHSLFQQFVLRVVRAFLLEWSEADDLPLDDMVLETILEQASKEFTILLVSHRNQVRSLLRKMMKDDSGVCSKLELIEAISKSLQLPCGSRKRLGDGEGLEHQQEELKKLKLSFNEMKSEVESTRAKWEEDLTRLESYFEAQNHNAYHKLLEENRKLYNQVQDLRGSIRVYCRVKPLPKYQPDQRSTVDHIGENGEIMITNPEKEGKDGRKIFSFNKIFGPNVSQSEVYVDTQPLIRSVMDGYNVCIFAYGQTGSGKTYTMSGPDKTAEETLGVNYRSLNDLFDISQNRSDTTTYDVRVQMIEIYNEQVRDLLMADGANKRLEIRNNSHVNGLNIPDANLVPVKCTKDVLDLMKLGHRNRAVGATALNERSSRSHSVLTVHVQGKEIISGSTLRGCLHLVDLAGSERVDKSEAAGERLTEAKHINKSLSALGDVIAALAQKSSHVPYRNSKLTQVLQDALGGQAKTLMFVHVNPEADSFGETISTLKFAERVATVELGAARVNKEGAQVKDLKEEIGKLKSALEDKEREAAQLRDATNRITSSETRNAARARSPLITTSLRFKPEARQDSSVDTCTSEIRSSSSGKQRRFRSPLSVREVDDKSPVISRELYFSSRKFKTPSPPVRSSFSAERSGGTAAKTVEKADSIIECTPTPTPRIEPPAKASQGSRSRNNTPASILTEQSLRKFRDSEENRSAKPTVRESVSVTKNRPDSATKARREEQQTANGCADSGSKVARSEARVRKNWSEVENELANGEPTFHLSRKSAKKLPPPATRQSQSIDLRASVREAEAVTEGKHRRNRPPYAERTNVPLPETRRSMSLPRGKLAPVGFYGWVEACGSVASLLAFVHVFVDWFVLHRSRWRPEIETGACSERSKDVCGGPFVPIVIPRGSFR, translated from the exons ATGAGGCTGCTCGGCGCGGCGGACGACGGGAAGATCAACGACGAGGGGATGGCGCTGCgcaaggcggaggaggccg CTGCGCGGAGGTGCGAGGCGGCGCGATGGCTGCGGCAGATGGcgccggcggcggtggaggccCTGCCGGACAGGCCGTCCGAGGAGGACTTCTGCGCGGCCCTGCGCAACGGCCTCATCCTCTGCAAGGTCCTCAACCGCGTCAACCCCGGCGCCATCCCCAAG GTCGTTGAGAATCCCGTTGACACGATGCAGTGGTCTGATGGGGCGGCGCAGTCCGCGATCCAGTACTTCGAGAACATGAGGAACTTCCTCGTTGCAGTTAGTGAGATGAATCTATTGGAATTTGAAGCTTCCGACATTGAGAAG GGAGGTTCATCAATGAAAGTTGTGGACTGCATACTCTGTCTCAAAGGATACCACGAGTGGAAACTTTCAGGTGGAATCGGTATATGGCGGTATGGAGCTATTGTTAAGATTGCGCCTCCAAGCAAGAGGTTGCCTTCACATTCTTCCAGGTTTGGAGGCTCAGCTGACCAGAACCAACAAATGCTGGAATTTGTTCATCTTCTCTCCGAGGTCTCCCTTGAGGAAACCAGAGTTGAAGAATCCCAGCATTCACTTTTCCAGCAGTTTGTTCTTCGAGTTGTGCGGGCATTCCTTCTGGAATGGAGTGAAGCTGATGACTTGCCTTTAGATGATATG GTCCTTGAAACAATACTTGAGCAAGCCTCTAAAGAATTCACCATTCTGCTTGTGTCCCACCGGAATCAG GTCAGATCCCTTTTAAGGAAGATGATGAAAGATGACAGTGGTGTTTGCTCCAAATTGGAGTTGATTGAAGCTATTTCAAAATCTTTGCAATTGCCCTGTGGTAGCCGCAAACGCTTGGGTGACGGGGAAGGACTTGAACACCAACAAGAAGAGCTGAAG AAGTTAAAACTGTCCTTCAATGAGATGAAGTCCGAAGTTGAATCCACTCGAGCTAAATGGGAGGAAGACTTGACGAGGCTAG AAAGCTATTTTGAGGCTCAGAACCATAATGCTTACCACAAGTTACTGGAGGAAAATCGTAAGCTGTACAATCAAGTCCAAGATCTTAGAG GTAGCATTCGAGTCTACTGTAGAGTGAAACCTTTACCGAAGTACCAACCTGATCAACGATCTACTGTGGATCATATTGGGGAAAACGGGGAGATCATGATTACTAACCCTGAAAAGGAAGGAAAGGATGGACGGAAGATATTCTCTTTCAACAAAATATTTGGACCTAATGTTTCACAAT CTGAAGTTTATGTTGATACACAACCACTTATAAGATCAGTGATGGATGGCTATAATGTTTGTATATTTGCATATGGTCAAACAGGATCGGGAAAAACCTACACTATG AGTGGTCCAGACAAAACAGCAGAGGAGACCTTGGGCGTAAACTACCGATCGCTAAATGATCTGTTTGATATTTCTCAAAACAGATCAGATACCACGACATATGATGTGAGGGTTCAGATGATTGAAATATACAATGAACAAGTGAGAGATCTATTGATGGCTGATGGTGCAAACAAACG ATTAGAGATCCGTAACAATTCTCATGTGAATGGACTCAACATCCCTGATGCCAATTTAGTGCCTGTGAAGTGCACAAAGGATGTTTTGGACCTGATGAAACTTGGTCACAGAAATCGGGCTGTTGGAGCGACTGCTCTTAATGAACGAAGTAGCCGCTCACACAG TGTGTTGACAGTTCATGTGCAAGGGAAGGAGATAATTTCTGGTTCAACTTTAAGAGGATGCCTTCACCTGGTGGATCTCGCCGGAAGTGAGAGGGTGGACAAATCTGAGGCCGCCGGAGAAAGACTGACTGAAGCCAAGCACATCAACAAATCACTATCGGCACTTGGTGATGTTATAGCGGCACTAGCACAGAAAAGTTCACACGTCCCATACCGCAACAGCAAGCTAACACAAGTGCTGCAGGACGCCTTAG GCGGCCAGGCGAAGACATTGATGTTTGTGCATGTGAACCCTGAAGCGGATTCTTTTGGTGAAACAATTAGCACCCTCAAGTTCGCCGAGCGCGTGGCCACCGTAGAACTTGGCGCGGCCCGTGTTAACAAGGAAGGTGCACAGGTCAAAGACCTCAAGGAAGAG ATTGGTAAACTAAAATCGGCATTGGAAGATAAGGAGCGTGAAGCAGCACAGCTGAGAGATGCCACAAACCGTATAACATCATCCGAGACAAGAAATGCTGCAAGGGCGAGGTCACCTCTAATTACCACCAGCTTGCGCTTCAAGCCTGAGGCTAGGCAGGATTCCAGCGTCGACACTTGCACAAGCGAG ATCAGAAGCTCGTCGTCTGGGAAGCAGAGAAGGTTCCGGTCTCCACTATCAGTGCGAGAGGTGGACGACAAGTCACCCGTCATCAGCAGGGAGCTATACTTCAGCTCGCGCAAGTTCAAGACCCCGTCACCTCCGGTGAGAAGCTCGTTCTCCGCCGAGAGATCCGGCGGCACCGCGGCGAAAACTGTGGAGAAGGCCGACAGCATCATTGAGTGCACGCCTACGCCTACGCCGAGGATTGAGCCGCCCGCGAAGGCATCGCAAGGCAGCCGGTCCAGGAACAACACGCCGGCCTCCATTCTGACGGAGCAGAGCCTGCGGAAATTCCGGGACTCGGAGGAGAACCGGAGCGCGAAGCCGACGGTTAGAGAGAGCGTGAGCGTGACCAAGAACAGGCCTGACAGCGCGACCAAGGCGCGGAGGGAGGAGCAGCAGACGGCGAACGGCTGCGCGGACTCCGGGAGTAAGGTGGCGAGGTCGGAGGCCAGGGTGAGGAAGAACTGGTCCGAGGTGGAGAACGAGCTGGCCAACGGCGAGCCCACCTTCCATCTCAGCCGGAAGTCGGCCAAGAAGCTCCCGCCGCCGGCGACCAGGCAGTCCCAGAGCATCGATCTCAG GGCGTCGGTCCGGGAGGCGGAGGCCGTGACGGAAGGGAAGCATCGCCGGAACAGACCGCCGTACGCGGAGAGGACCAACGTCCCCTTGCCGGAGACGCGCCGCAGCATGTCCCTGCCGCGCGGGAAGCTCGCGCCC GTTGGCTTCTACGGCTGGGTAGAAGCATGTGGATCCGTCGCATCGTTGCTTGCGTTCGTTCACGTGTTTGTTGATTGGTTTGTTCTCCACAGATCTCGC TGGCGACCAGAAATTGAAACCGGTGCTTGTTCCGAAAGAAGCAAAGACGTCTGCGGAGGCCCATTTGTTCCTATTGTGATACCAAGAGGCTCTTTTAGATAG
- the LOC109734221 gene encoding kinesin-like protein KIN-14F isoform X1 — protein MRLLGAADDGKINDEGMALRKAEEAAARRCEAARWLRQMAPAAVEALPDRPSEEDFCAALRNGLILCKVLNRVNPGAIPKVVENPVDTMQWSDGAAQSAIQYFENMRNFLVAVSEMNLLEFEASDIEKGGSSMKVVDCILCLKGYHEWKLSGGIGIWRYGAIVKIAPPSKRLPSHSSRFGGSADQNQQMLEFVHLLSEVSLEETRVEESQHSLFQQFVLRVVRAFLLEWSEADDLPLDDMVLETILEQASKEFTILLVSHRNQVRSLLRKMMKDDSGVCSKLELIEAISKSLQLPCGSRKRLGDGEGLEHQQEELKKLKLSFNEMKSEVESTRAKWEEDLTRLESYFEAQNHNAYHKLLEENRKLYNQVQDLRGSIRVYCRVKPLPKYQPDQRSTVDHIGENGEIMITNPEKEGKDGRKIFSFNKIFGPNVSQSEVYVDTQPLIRSVMDGYNVCIFAYGQTGSGKTYTMSGPDKTAEETLGVNYRSLNDLFDISQNRSDTTTYDVRVQMIEIYNEQVRDLLMADGANKRLEIRNNSHVNGLNIPDANLVPVKCTKDVLDLMKLGHRNRAVGATALNERSSRSHSVLTVHVQGKEIISGSTLRGCLHLVDLAGSERVDKSEAAGERLTEAKHINKSLSALGDVIAALAQKSSHVPYRNSKLTQVLQDALGGQAKTLMFVHVNPEADSFGETISTLKFAERVATVELGAARVNKEGAQVKDLKEEIGKLKSALEDKEREAAQLRDATNRITSSETRNAARARSPLITTSLRFKPEARQDSSVDTCTSEIRSSSSGKQRRFRSPLSVREVDDKSPVISRELYFSSRKFKTPSPPVRSSFSAERSGGTAAKTVEKADSIIECTPTPTPRIEPPAKASQGSRSRNNTPASILTEQSLRKFRDSEENRSAKPTVRESVSVTKNRPDSATKARREEQQTANGCADSGSKVARSEARVRKNWSEVENELANGEPTFHLSRKSAKKLPPPATRQSQSIDLRASVREAEAVTEGKHRRNRPPYAERTNVPLPETRRSMSLPRGKLAPV, from the exons ATGAGGCTGCTCGGCGCGGCGGACGACGGGAAGATCAACGACGAGGGGATGGCGCTGCgcaaggcggaggaggccg CTGCGCGGAGGTGCGAGGCGGCGCGATGGCTGCGGCAGATGGcgccggcggcggtggaggccCTGCCGGACAGGCCGTCCGAGGAGGACTTCTGCGCGGCCCTGCGCAACGGCCTCATCCTCTGCAAGGTCCTCAACCGCGTCAACCCCGGCGCCATCCCCAAG GTCGTTGAGAATCCCGTTGACACGATGCAGTGGTCTGATGGGGCGGCGCAGTCCGCGATCCAGTACTTCGAGAACATGAGGAACTTCCTCGTTGCAGTTAGTGAGATGAATCTATTGGAATTTGAAGCTTCCGACATTGAGAAG GGAGGTTCATCAATGAAAGTTGTGGACTGCATACTCTGTCTCAAAGGATACCACGAGTGGAAACTTTCAGGTGGAATCGGTATATGGCGGTATGGAGCTATTGTTAAGATTGCGCCTCCAAGCAAGAGGTTGCCTTCACATTCTTCCAGGTTTGGAGGCTCAGCTGACCAGAACCAACAAATGCTGGAATTTGTTCATCTTCTCTCCGAGGTCTCCCTTGAGGAAACCAGAGTTGAAGAATCCCAGCATTCACTTTTCCAGCAGTTTGTTCTTCGAGTTGTGCGGGCATTCCTTCTGGAATGGAGTGAAGCTGATGACTTGCCTTTAGATGATATG GTCCTTGAAACAATACTTGAGCAAGCCTCTAAAGAATTCACCATTCTGCTTGTGTCCCACCGGAATCAG GTCAGATCCCTTTTAAGGAAGATGATGAAAGATGACAGTGGTGTTTGCTCCAAATTGGAGTTGATTGAAGCTATTTCAAAATCTTTGCAATTGCCCTGTGGTAGCCGCAAACGCTTGGGTGACGGGGAAGGACTTGAACACCAACAAGAAGAGCTGAAG AAGTTAAAACTGTCCTTCAATGAGATGAAGTCCGAAGTTGAATCCACTCGAGCTAAATGGGAGGAAGACTTGACGAGGCTAG AAAGCTATTTTGAGGCTCAGAACCATAATGCTTACCACAAGTTACTGGAGGAAAATCGTAAGCTGTACAATCAAGTCCAAGATCTTAGAG GTAGCATTCGAGTCTACTGTAGAGTGAAACCTTTACCGAAGTACCAACCTGATCAACGATCTACTGTGGATCATATTGGGGAAAACGGGGAGATCATGATTACTAACCCTGAAAAGGAAGGAAAGGATGGACGGAAGATATTCTCTTTCAACAAAATATTTGGACCTAATGTTTCACAAT CTGAAGTTTATGTTGATACACAACCACTTATAAGATCAGTGATGGATGGCTATAATGTTTGTATATTTGCATATGGTCAAACAGGATCGGGAAAAACCTACACTATG AGTGGTCCAGACAAAACAGCAGAGGAGACCTTGGGCGTAAACTACCGATCGCTAAATGATCTGTTTGATATTTCTCAAAACAGATCAGATACCACGACATATGATGTGAGGGTTCAGATGATTGAAATATACAATGAACAAGTGAGAGATCTATTGATGGCTGATGGTGCAAACAAACG ATTAGAGATCCGTAACAATTCTCATGTGAATGGACTCAACATCCCTGATGCCAATTTAGTGCCTGTGAAGTGCACAAAGGATGTTTTGGACCTGATGAAACTTGGTCACAGAAATCGGGCTGTTGGAGCGACTGCTCTTAATGAACGAAGTAGCCGCTCACACAG TGTGTTGACAGTTCATGTGCAAGGGAAGGAGATAATTTCTGGTTCAACTTTAAGAGGATGCCTTCACCTGGTGGATCTCGCCGGAAGTGAGAGGGTGGACAAATCTGAGGCCGCCGGAGAAAGACTGACTGAAGCCAAGCACATCAACAAATCACTATCGGCACTTGGTGATGTTATAGCGGCACTAGCACAGAAAAGTTCACACGTCCCATACCGCAACAGCAAGCTAACACAAGTGCTGCAGGACGCCTTAG GCGGCCAGGCGAAGACATTGATGTTTGTGCATGTGAACCCTGAAGCGGATTCTTTTGGTGAAACAATTAGCACCCTCAAGTTCGCCGAGCGCGTGGCCACCGTAGAACTTGGCGCGGCCCGTGTTAACAAGGAAGGTGCACAGGTCAAAGACCTCAAGGAAGAG ATTGGTAAACTAAAATCGGCATTGGAAGATAAGGAGCGTGAAGCAGCACAGCTGAGAGATGCCACAAACCGTATAACATCATCCGAGACAAGAAATGCTGCAAGGGCGAGGTCACCTCTAATTACCACCAGCTTGCGCTTCAAGCCTGAGGCTAGGCAGGATTCCAGCGTCGACACTTGCACAAGCGAG ATCAGAAGCTCGTCGTCTGGGAAGCAGAGAAGGTTCCGGTCTCCACTATCAGTGCGAGAGGTGGACGACAAGTCACCCGTCATCAGCAGGGAGCTATACTTCAGCTCGCGCAAGTTCAAGACCCCGTCACCTCCGGTGAGAAGCTCGTTCTCCGCCGAGAGATCCGGCGGCACCGCGGCGAAAACTGTGGAGAAGGCCGACAGCATCATTGAGTGCACGCCTACGCCTACGCCGAGGATTGAGCCGCCCGCGAAGGCATCGCAAGGCAGCCGGTCCAGGAACAACACGCCGGCCTCCATTCTGACGGAGCAGAGCCTGCGGAAATTCCGGGACTCGGAGGAGAACCGGAGCGCGAAGCCGACGGTTAGAGAGAGCGTGAGCGTGACCAAGAACAGGCCTGACAGCGCGACCAAGGCGCGGAGGGAGGAGCAGCAGACGGCGAACGGCTGCGCGGACTCCGGGAGTAAGGTGGCGAGGTCGGAGGCCAGGGTGAGGAAGAACTGGTCCGAGGTGGAGAACGAGCTGGCCAACGGCGAGCCCACCTTCCATCTCAGCCGGAAGTCGGCCAAGAAGCTCCCGCCGCCGGCGACCAGGCAGTCCCAGAGCATCGATCTCAG GGCGTCGGTCCGGGAGGCGGAGGCCGTGACGGAAGGGAAGCATCGCCGGAACAGACCGCCGTACGCGGAGAGGACCAACGTCCCCTTGCCGGAGACGCGCCGCAGCATGTCCCTGCCGCGCGGGAAGCTCGCGCCCGTGTGA